The Breoghania sp. L-A4 sequence GCAGCGAACGGAGGGCGCGCGACGCGGAAAGGCGGGCGCTGGCGACCGCACAGGAGTTGCATCACGAGCGTGCGGCGGCGCTGGAGGAAGGCGAGGAACTCGCCAAGCGCCTGCACGAGACCATCGAGACGATCCAGGACACGTTTTTCATCCTCGATCGCGACGGGGTGTTCATCTTTGCCAACCGGCAGACGAAGGGGGCGGGACTCGTTGGAAGCGATTTCATCGGCAAGAATCTTTTCGAGGTTTTTCCATACTTCGTCGGCACGGAGATCGAACGCAATTTTCACAAGGCGCTGCATACCCGCGAGCCCGTATCCTTCGTCACGCCCTTTGGATTGAGCCGCCGGTGGTTCAGCATCCGCGTTCATCCGGTGAACGAGGGACTGGCGGTCTATTCGCAGGAGGTCACCGGGCAGGTGCGGCAGCAGGAGCAGCTGCAGCTCATGCAGACGGCGGTCGAGCATATGACCGACATGGTGCAGATCGCCACCGCCGGTCCAGGTGACCTCAAGGAGCAGCGGGTGATCTACGTCAATGAGGCGTTTGTCCGGAAGACCGGATACAGCCGTGAGGAGATCATCGGCATGTCGCCGTTCACGATCTACAGCCGTGATCCGTCGGCGCCGGAACTGGCGCGCGTTCGCGCAGCGCTGGAGAACGACAAGCTGTTGCAGGGCGAGTTTGTCGCCAAAACCAGAAGCGGCGAGGAATTCCTGCGCGACGTGAGTGTCATTCCCATTCACAACAGCGAAGGGGAGTGCACGCATTTCGTGTCCGTCAGCCGGGACGTCACCGAACGGCGGAGGATCGAGGAGCATATGCGCCAGTCGCAGAAGCTCGAGGCCGTCGGCAAGCTCACGGGCGGCGTGGCGCATGATTTCAACAACCTGCTCGCGGTGATCATCGGCAACGCGGAGATGCTGGCTGAGGATCTCGATCCGGCAAGTCCGCTGAGGGGCCGCGTGGAGACGATACAGAAGGCGGCGGACGGCGGCGTGGAGATGATCCGCTATCTGCTGGCGTTCTCGCGGCGGCAGGCGCTGGAGCCGAAGATTGTGGACGTGCGCCGGCGTGTGGAGGCATGGCCGACATGCTGAAACACACGGTCGACGGCAACGTGGGCGTCGAGACACGCGGCGCAGGGGAGACCGGCTGCGCGCTGGTTGACCCGGCGCAACTGGAAAGCGCCATCCTCAATCTGGTCATCAATGCGCGCGACGCGATGCCCGGTGGCGGCACGGTCATCGTCGAGACCTCCCATGTCGATGTCACCGAGGGCGACGAGGATTATCGTGCGGTTCCGCCGGGATCCTACGTCATGGTCAGCGTGAGCGACAGCGGCACGGGCATCGCGCCCGCCGAGCTGGAGCGGGTGTTCGAGCCGTTCTTCACGACCAAGGATGTGGGTTCCGGAACCGGGCTGGGCCTGTCGATGGTCTACGGCTTTGTGAAGCAGTCGGGCGGACACATCGTGATTGCCTCGCAGCCGGGCGAGGGCACCACGGTGCGGCTCTATTTTCCCCGGACCCAGGCGGAGGGTCCGGTCGCCGCCCAGCCCCACCCCACGCAGAAGAATCCCGGCGGGAACGAGCGCATCTTCGTGGTCGAGGACAACGACATGGTCCGCAGCACGGTGACCGCGCAACTGCTGGCGCTGGGCTACACGGTGGTGGAGGCGGCCAGCGGCGCGGACGCGCTGAAGGTGCTCGCCGAGGACCGCAATTTCGATCTGCTGTTTACCGACGTGGCGATGCCCGGCGGCGTCAACGGGGCGCAACTGGCGTCCCGGGCGCGGCAGATCGTGCCTGCGCTTCCGGTGCTGTTCACCTCCGGCTACGCCGACAGCGCGCTCCTCGACAACAGCGACTGGAGCGAAGACGCGCCGATGCTGAGCAAGCCGCACCGGTTTTCCGATCTGGCCAGGAAGGTGCGCGACGTGCTGGACGCGCGGGCCGGCTGAACGGCCGCCGGTATGAGCGGCGGTCCAGAGCAGATCCGTTTCTTGCAGAATCGAATCTTTGCTCCAAGGCCTTGTTTTGGCGCAAATCCGGACGGATAACCGGTATCCACTTATCCTGGATTTGCTCTAGGGAGCGAGCGCGGCGGAGAGAATGCGCCGGCTTGAGGCGGCGAGCTCCTCGAGCCGGCCCGCCAGTGCGCCGTACAGAAGCGCGCCGCCGCGTTTGCGAAACTCTCCCGCGATCATCACCGTGTCGACGTTCAGCGGCCCCGCCTGCAGCACGATGGAGGCGACGGGATCGCTGACCGGAGCGAGGTTGAGATCGGTCGCGCGCAGGCAGACGATGTCGGCCTGTTTGCCGGGGTGAGCGAACCGATGCGGTGATCCATCCGCGCCATGCGCGCGCCGTCGATGGTCGCCCAGCCAAGCGCCTCGCGGCACGGAATGGTGATGGCTTCCGGTCCCGTGCCGGTCCGCGCGATGGCCTCCAGGCTGTCGACGAGCCGCTGGGCCTGCAGGGTTCCGCGCATCACCGCGAACATGTCGCCCGTCATCGAACTCTCGACATCCGAGCCGATGCTGACCGGCTGGCGGAGCGCCCGCAGCCGGCCGGTGAGCGGATATCCGAATCCCATCTGCATCTCGACTTCCGCCGTCACCGTGACGCTCGCGCCGGTGCCGGTGACCCGTCTCAGGGTCTCATCGGTGAGCACGTTGGCGTGCACCAGGTTGATGCGCGGGCCGAGCAGGCCCTCGGCGTCCAGCCGCTCGAAGCCGTCCGGAACCCGCATGGCGCCGCTGACATGCATGGAGGCGACGAGATCCATGCCGCGGGCAAGGTCCAGATCCGCGCGGCAGACGTCGTAGACGCTCATGCCGGGGCCGAGGATGGCGAGACCCAGGGTGACAAGGCCGTCGCCGTCCGAGAGGGCCCCGATGCCAGCCGCTCCACCTCGGCGCGCGGCATGGGGATTTCGGAAAAATGCTTCTGGCCGGGCTTCGGGTCCGGCTTCGGCGTGCCGTGCAGGAACAGCGCGCGGACGCCGCTTGTCCGGAGCGCCTCCACGGCCGCGTCGGTATGCGCGGGCGTGGGGTTGTTGTGGCACCAGTCAACGATCGTCGTGGTGCCGTTGTTGATCTGGTTCAGCGCGCCCACGAGATTGGCGATGTGGATGTCGTCGGGCGTGAAGTGGGTGGCGAGGCCCGCATGCATGGCGCGCATGTACTGCTGGATGGTCCAGTCGGCGGCGAGCCCGCGCAGGCCCGTCTGCCAGGTGTGGATATGGGCGTTGATCATGCCCGGCATGACGATCATGCCGCGCGCGTCGATGACCTCCGTTCCCTCGGGGGCGTCGAGCGCCGGTCCCACGGCGGCGATCCGATCGCCGGTGATCAGCACGTCGGCGCAGGCCATCTCGCCGAGGACCGGGTCCATCGAGACAACCGCACCGCCCTTGAAGAGGATCGTGGTCATGGAAAGGCTCCGTTCATGGCAGCAACGCCAGGCTGATCTGCGGCACCGCCATCAGCAGGGCGACGACAAGCGCCATGGTGAGGACGAAGGGCGCCGCGCCGATGAAAATCTCGCCCAGGGTGATGAACCCGTCCGGCAGCGAGCTCTTGACCACGAAGACCGAGAGGCCCAGCGGCGGGGTCAGCAAACCGATTTCAATGGAAATGACAGTGATGATGCCGAACCAGATCGGGTCGCCGCCGAGCGCCGTGGCGATGGGCAGCACGATCGGCAGCACGATCAGCATGATCGAGACGCTGTCGAGGATCATGCCGAGCGCCACGAGGATGACGAAGTAGATCGCCAGGAAGCCGAACATGCCGATGTCGAGGCCGGCGAGCGCGCCGGTGACCTGCATCGGGATGGTGGAGAGCGTCAGCATGCGGGCGTAGAAGCTGGCGGCGATGATCAGGAACAGGATGACGGCGGAGATGTAGCCGGTTTCCAGCACCACGTTGCGGATGGTGGCGAGGGTCAGCTTGCCGCGCACACCGCCGACGATGAAGGCGCCCAGCGCGCCGACCGCCCCGGCTTCGGTCGGCGTGAAGACGCCGGCATAGATGCCGCCCATCACCAGCACGATGATGGAGAGAACCGGCAGCAGCCGTGTCAGCAGTTCCAGCGGTTTGAGCCCGGGGCCGGTCAGTTTGTGCGGCCGGCCGACGAAGCTTGGAAAGAAGGTCGCCAGTCCGATGTTCAACACAGCGAAGGCCGCGGCCAGCAGCAGGCCGGGCAGGATGGCGGCGATGAACAGCTTGCCGATCGAGGCCTCGGCGATCAGCCCGTAGATGATCAGCAGGAGGCTCGGCGGGATCAGCATGCCGAGCACCGAGGATCCGGCGACGACACCGACGGCAAAGCGCTTGGTGTAGCCGCCCTCGATCATCGAGGGCACGGCGATGCGCGAGAACACGGCCGCCGAGGCGATGGACGATCCGGTGATGGAGGCGAACAGCGCGTTGGCGCCGACGGTCGCGATGCCCAGCCCGCCGCGCACGCCACGCAACAGCGTGACGGCCACCTGGAAGGCGTCGCGGCCGACATCGGCCTTGTCGAGGATCAGCCCCATCATCACGAACAGCGGAATGACACCGAATTCGTAAGACCGGATGGTGCTGGTCATGGAGATGCCCAGCGTGTTCTCCGCCACCAGCATGTTGTTCCGGGTGAGCCAGACCCCGACGAATGACAGCCCCAGCAGCGCGAAGGCGATCGGCATGCCGGTGGCGATCGCCGCCAGCAGGCCGACGAGCGACAGCACGCCGATCATCACGGGTGAGAGGTTGGCGGTGAAGTTGAGGATCAGGAATCCCGCCACGATCCCGAAGAACACCACAGCCGGCAGCAGCGCGCGCAGGCGGGCGCCGCCGGTGCGCAGCGCCAGGATCGGCGCGATGCCGGCAAGCAGCGCAAGCGCGCGGTGCAGCGTCACGATGAGGGCGACGGCGCAACCGATGACGACGCCGAGCTTGAACGGCCAGACGGTGATCGTGTAGGCGCCGACAGCGCCGGTGAAATCGTCGGACGCATAGGACTTGCCCATGTCGCGCCACAGCCAGGCGAGACCCAGAGCCAGAAGCGCCGCGCCGGTGAGATGGAAGGCGGCGTCAACGATGCGAGCGAACACCGGACGCGTGTTTGACCAATGACCGAGCAGGAAATCGGCGCGGATCAGACGTCCGCTGCCGATGGTGCTGCCCAACTGCAGGAAGACGCAGGCGACGATGAGCATCGACACCACGTCGGTGACGCCGTGGATCGGCAGGTTGAAGAAGAAGCGCATGACGATGTCGGCGCAGATCATCACCATCATGAACACGATGGTGAAGGACGCGATCAGCGACAGGCCAAAGGGAACGGCTGCGCACGCGCGCGCCACCGCGTCCAGCGGCGGCGCAATGGTCTTGGTGGTATCGCTCATGGCATGGGCACCGCTATGGCTGGGGGATGCATTCGACGGCAGAACGTCGGGCAATTTCGGATCTCACGCGATTTCGAGTGCGCTGCTTGTATTGCTCTTCTCCGAGCGTGGGGCTGTTGCCGAAGGCGTGCC is a genomic window containing:
- a CDS encoding PAS domain-containing protein, with the protein product MVGGCRRTLVFGVAFVLLYQMFAALVVLSQPEAAATFWYPPIGIGMLGVLFFGPLGSVLVFVCDLAVMRLQFGLSPVFSTIIAATTTLECLVFYAVHRRIASRLPITDLPAYLMHFAAVLGAAGAGALVGSVALLLYRGVGENPFVLQLATWWIADFSGAIAVVSVGLFVLRTPTMPADGRRDRPAAEHASGRAGPWWHRPDFAETGLTRANAAAYFGMLAGISVLVYLAFVDTQLLPGMEAQATTADRVNFGFGFLLILPIVWIARHYRASLVALTMLYVSASVAITLALGSANTFNLARVSQFGVFNVQAMLAAINLLGISVAIVMRSERRARDAERRALATAQELHHERAAALEEGEELAKRLHETIETIQDTFFILDRDGVFIFANRQTKGAGLVGSDFIGKNLFEVFPYFVGTEIERNFHKALHTREPVSFVTPFGLSRRWFSIRVHPVNEGLAVYSQEVTGQVRQQEQLQLMQTAVEHMTDMVQIATAGPGDLKEQRVIYVNEAFVRKTGYSREEIIGMSPFTIYSRDPSAPELARVRAALENDKLLQGEFVAKTRSGEEFLRDVSVIPIHNSEGECTHFVSVSRDVTERRRIEEHMRQSQKLEAVGKLTGGVAHDFNNLLAVIIGNAEMLAEDLDPASPLRGRVETIQKAADGGVEMIRYLLAFSRRQALEPKIVDVRRRVEAWPTC
- a CDS encoding ATP-binding protein → MLKHTVDGNVGVETRGAGETGCALVDPAQLESAILNLVINARDAMPGGGTVIVETSHVDVTEGDEDYRAVPPGSYVMVSVSDSGTGIAPAELERVFEPFFTTKDVGSGTGLGLSMVYGFVKQSGGHIVIASQPGEGTTVRLYFPRTQAEGPVAAQPHPTQKNPGGNERIFVVEDNDMVRSTVTAQLLALGYTVVEAASGADALKVLAEDRNFDLLFTDVAMPGGVNGAQLASRARQIVPALPVLFTSGYADSALLDNSDWSEDAPMLSKPHRFSDLARKVRDVLDARAG
- a CDS encoding amidohydrolase family protein — translated: MTTILFKGGAVVSMDPVLGEMACADVLITGDRIAAVGPALDAPEGTEVIDARGMIVMPGMINAHIHTWQTGLRGLAADWTIQQYMRAMHAGLATHFTPDDIHIANLVGALNQINNGTTTIVDWCHNNPTPAHTDAAVEALRTSGVRALFLHGTPKPDPKPGQKHFSEIPMPRAEVERLASGPSRTATALSPWVSPSSAPA
- a CDS encoding TRAP transporter large permease subunit encodes the protein MSDTTKTIAPPLDAVARACAAVPFGLSLIASFTIVFMMVMICADIVMRFFFNLPIHGVTDVVSMLIVACVFLQLGSTIGSGRLIRADFLLGHWSNTRPVFARIVDAAFHLTGAALLALGLAWLWRDMGKSYASDDFTGAVGAYTITVWPFKLGVVIGCAVALIVTLHRALALLAGIAPILALRTGGARLRALLPAVVFFGIVAGFLILNFTANLSPVMIGVLSLVGLLAAIATGMPIAFALLGLSFVGVWLTRNNMLVAENTLGISMTSTIRSYEFGVIPLFVMMGLILDKADVGRDAFQVAVTLLRGVRGGLGIATVGANALFASITGSSIASAAVFSRIAVPSMIEGGYTKRFAVGVVAGSSVLGMLIPPSLLLIIYGLIAEASIGKLFIAAILPGLLLAAAFAVLNIGLATFFPSFVGRPHKLTGPGLKPLELLTRLLPVLSIIVLVMGGIYAGVFTPTEAGAVGALGAFIVGGVRGKLTLATIRNVVLETGYISAVILFLIIAASFYARMLTLSTIPMQVTGALAGLDIGMFGFLAIYFVILVALGMILDSVSIMLIVLPIVLPIATALGGDPIWFGIITVISIEIGLLTPPLGLSVFVVKSSLPDGFITLGEIFIGAAPFVLTMALVVALLMAVPQISLALLP